From the Roseofilum capinflatum BLCC-M114 genome, one window contains:
- a CDS encoding class I SAM-dependent methyltransferase, with amino-acid sequence MATFLRDLSYQYQWLYDSISRVSALAVGGEYRFRRLALKDLTIHSDTEILDLCCGSGQATQVLVTYSDRVTGLDASPLSLKRAQQNVPEAKFVEGFAENIPLENESFDLVHTSAALHEMSPEQLKDILREVYRVLKPGGVLAIADFHPPTNPIFIPGLYLFLFLFETETAWQLLQTDLRQTLQDIGFQVEPPTLYGGGSLQVLQAYKPDQE; translated from the coding sequence ATGGCAACGTTTTTAAGAGATTTAAGTTATCAATATCAGTGGTTATATGATTCGATTTCGCGGGTGTCTGCCCTGGCGGTGGGGGGAGAATACCGGTTTCGTCGCCTGGCTCTAAAGGATTTGACGATACATTCAGATACGGAAATTTTAGATCTCTGTTGTGGAAGCGGTCAAGCGACGCAAGTTTTAGTGACATATTCGGATCGGGTGACGGGGTTGGATGCGTCTCCTCTTTCGCTCAAAAGAGCGCAACAAAATGTTCCTGAAGCGAAATTTGTGGAAGGGTTTGCGGAAAATATACCTTTGGAAAATGAGAGTTTCGATCTGGTGCATACGAGCGCTGCGTTGCATGAAATGTCCCCAGAGCAACTGAAGGATATTTTGCGGGAAGTGTATCGGGTGTTGAAACCGGGGGGAGTTTTGGCGATCGCCGATTTTCATCCTCCTACCAACCCCATCTTTATCCCCGGATTATATCTGTTCCTGTTCCTGTTTGAAACGGAAACTGCCTGGCAGTTATTACAAACTGACTTAAGACAAACCTTACAGGATATAGGGTTTCAGGTGGAACCCCCGACCCTCTATGGAGGGGGAAGTCTGCAAGTGCTGCAAGCTTATAAACCCGATCAAGAATAA
- a CDS encoding bifunctional diguanylate cyclase/phosphodiesterase gives MHHRLLVNTPLRIILIVPFVIQITAAVGLTAWLSIRNGQKAVDNVADDLWNEIAARTVQHINEYTQIPQNVVLDTLANAQLNLVDITDKERLTRYLWHQMHHHPGLFITAVGYETGEVVGVGVTEDGQWVIRAIDPGQTQLHTYVVSGQGDRGKLISADDFDLKSRPWYRDGVRAKQLTWTDIYPNYNPPFNILSAVSPIYDTQTNQLIGVTNATLSLWQISHFLEQLKIGRSGEIFILDNTGDLVASSTGEPLAHIDATGRSKTPKRLKAVESSNLRVRQAAEHLIEQFGPLHQIQQGKRTEFITNGQREIVRITPFSDDLGLDWLIVIVVPESDFMAQIDANTRNTLWLSLGALVLATGSSIMTARWITEPLLRLNQVAKDIAENSLPSNSVSGEMVTNRTRELSQLSRSFEQMTQQLQASFAVLQESEANFKNMAANVPGAIFRYILHPDGTDTVLYMSPGCYQLWEIEADVVEKNAKILWDMVDPEDFPAMQAAVMKSAQRLETWNYEWRITTPSGRRKWLEGIGQPTQNPDGSVLWHTLILDVSDRKAAQIQLQDLTNRLELATRSAQMGIWEWDLVSDRLIWDDRMYELYGISPGDFSQAYQAWEAGVHPDDLVASRTALQETLNGEKDFNSEFRVLWPDGTVRYIEAHAIVQRDAQGQALRMIGVNLDISDRKQAEEQLIYSVLHDKLTDLPNRTLLTNRLELSIQRAQRSPTYHFAVLFLDLDQFKVINDSLGHLVGDQLLLIVAQKLQRIIRPTDLAARLGGDEFVILIEQIPDLPAIVHVAERLLAEFNQATAIDGHTVFITTSIGIVWGTNTYTEASDLLRDADIALYRAKAKGRNRYEIFDVEMHVQAVKRMTLEHDLRVAIARQEFMTYYQPIVDLKTRQLTGFESLIRWQHPMQGFISPTHFIPIAEETGLIVSISQWVLQSACEQVARWQRQFPNLENLRISINLSGQDLRQPNLVETIRQTLTQAQLPATSLTLEITESLLIENIETTINLLKQLRNLGIRISIDDFGTGYSSLSYLYNLPADYLKIDQSFVGKMQPGEKNYKIVQAVVSLSDQLQLGAIAEGIEMEEQLAWLKALGCELGQGYLFSRPLTPTAATDLLATGRTF, from the coding sequence ATGCACCATCGTTTGCTAGTCAACACCCCATTAAGAATCATCCTGATTGTTCCTTTTGTGATACAGATTACAGCAGCAGTGGGGCTAACGGCGTGGCTTTCGATTCGCAATGGACAAAAGGCAGTTGATAACGTTGCTGACGATCTTTGGAATGAGATTGCAGCCCGAACAGTGCAGCATATTAACGAATATACCCAAATTCCTCAAAATGTTGTTTTAGACACCCTTGCGAATGCCCAGTTAAACCTAGTTGATATTACTGACAAAGAGCGATTAACTCGATATCTCTGGCATCAGATGCACCATCATCCGGGGTTATTTATTACTGCTGTTGGCTATGAGACAGGAGAAGTCGTCGGGGTAGGGGTGACAGAAGATGGGCAATGGGTGATTCGAGCCATTGACCCCGGCCAAACCCAACTGCATACTTATGTCGTTTCTGGACAAGGCGATCGCGGAAAATTGATCAGCGCCGATGACTTTGATCTCAAAAGTCGGCCCTGGTATCGGGATGGGGTTCGAGCTAAACAATTAACCTGGACGGATATTTACCCGAACTACAATCCGCCCTTCAATATTCTGAGTGCGGTCAGTCCCATTTATGATACCCAGACTAACCAACTGATTGGGGTCACCAATGCCACTCTCTCACTCTGGCAAATCAGCCATTTTTTAGAACAGCTCAAGATCGGGCGATCGGGAGAAATTTTTATCCTGGATAATACAGGGGATTTAGTTGCTTCCTCAACCGGCGAACCCCTTGCACACATAGACGCAACTGGAAGGAGTAAAACGCCAAAGCGACTGAAGGCTGTCGAGAGCAGCAATTTACGAGTTCGGCAAGCGGCAGAACATCTGATTGAGCAATTCGGCCCTCTCCATCAGATTCAACAAGGCAAACGTACCGAATTTATCACCAATGGACAACGGGAAATTGTTCGGATTACACCCTTTTCTGACGATCTTGGCTTGGACTGGCTGATTGTCATCGTCGTACCAGAATCGGACTTTATGGCCCAAATTGATGCTAATACCCGTAATACCCTTTGGCTGTCTCTAGGGGCCCTAGTCCTGGCAACCGGGTCTAGCATTATGACGGCTCGCTGGATTACAGAACCTTTGCTGCGACTTAACCAGGTGGCGAAGGACATTGCTGAGAATTCCTTACCGTCCAACTCTGTGTCAGGAGAAATGGTCACCAACCGCACCCGTGAACTCAGTCAGTTAAGTCGCTCTTTCGAGCAGATGACCCAACAGCTCCAAGCCTCCTTTGCTGTGTTACAAGAGAGTGAGGCAAACTTTAAAAACATGGCAGCCAATGTGCCAGGCGCAATATTTCGCTACATTTTGCATCCCGACGGCACGGATACTGTGCTGTACATGAGTCCGGGTTGTTATCAGCTCTGGGAAATTGAAGCGGATGTGGTGGAGAAAAACGCTAAGATTCTTTGGGATATGGTCGATCCAGAGGATTTTCCCGCTATGCAAGCTGCGGTGATGAAGTCGGCTCAAAGACTTGAGACGTGGAATTACGAATGGCGTATTACGACCCCATCAGGTCGCCGCAAGTGGCTAGAGGGAATTGGTCAGCCGACCCAAAACCCAGATGGTTCGGTGCTTTGGCATACACTCATTCTGGATGTGAGCGATCGCAAAGCAGCCCAGATCCAACTTCAGGATTTAACGAACCGATTAGAGTTAGCGACTCGCTCGGCACAGATGGGGATCTGGGAGTGGGATCTGGTCAGCGATCGCCTAATTTGGGATGACCGGATGTATGAACTCTACGGCATCAGCCCTGGAGACTTTAGTCAAGCCTATCAAGCGTGGGAAGCAGGCGTTCATCCGGACGATTTGGTGGCATCTAGAACTGCCTTGCAAGAAACTCTGAATGGGGAGAAAGACTTTAATTCTGAATTTCGAGTGCTTTGGCCTGATGGAACGGTTCGCTACATTGAGGCCCATGCTATTGTCCAGCGAGATGCCCAAGGGCAAGCCCTACGAATGATTGGGGTGAATTTAGATATCAGCGATCGCAAACAGGCAGAAGAACAACTGATTTACAGCGTTCTCCACGATAAACTCACCGATTTACCCAATCGTACCCTGCTCACCAATCGATTGGAATTATCGATTCAAAGGGCACAGCGATCGCCCACCTATCATTTTGCTGTGTTGTTTCTCGACCTGGATCAATTTAAGGTCATTAATGACAGCCTGGGGCATTTGGTTGGAGATCAATTATTACTGATAGTCGCCCAAAAGTTGCAAAGGATCATTCGACCCACAGATTTAGCGGCTCGTTTGGGTGGGGATGAATTTGTCATTCTCATAGAACAGATTCCCGACCTCCCCGCCATTGTCCACGTCGCTGAACGCCTGTTAGCTGAGTTTAATCAAGCAACGGCGATCGATGGCCATACTGTCTTTATCACCACTAGCATCGGCATTGTCTGGGGCACAAATACTTACACCGAAGCCTCCGATCTGCTCCGGGATGCTGATATTGCCCTCTATCGAGCTAAAGCTAAAGGTCGCAATCGATACGAAATCTTTGACGTTGAAATGCACGTTCAGGCGGTCAAACGCATGACTCTGGAGCATGATCTGCGGGTTGCGATCGCTCGACAGGAATTCATGACCTACTACCAACCCATTGTCGATCTCAAGACACGACAGCTAACTGGATTTGAATCCCTCATCCGTTGGCAGCACCCGATGCAAGGTTTTATTTCTCCGACTCACTTTATTCCCATTGCTGAAGAAACGGGGCTGATTGTGTCGATTAGCCAGTGGGTATTGCAGTCAGCTTGCGAGCAAGTTGCTAGATGGCAGCGCCAATTCCCAAACTTGGAGAATCTCAGAATTAGTATTAATCTGTCGGGGCAAGACTTACGGCAACCGAATCTAGTGGAAACGATTCGACAAACCCTGACTCAAGCTCAGTTACCAGCGACTTCCTTAACTTTAGAAATTACCGAGAGCCTGCTGATTGAAAATATCGAAACGACTATCAACCTGCTGAAACAATTAAGAAATTTGGGGATTCGCATCAGTATTGATGATTTTGGAACTGGGTATTCGTCCCTGAGCTATTTGTATAACTTGCCTGCCGACTATCTAAAAATTGACCAATCTTTTGTGGGCAAAATGCAGCCGGGTGAGAAAAACTACAAGATTGTGCAAGCGGTGGTCAGTCTGAGCGATCAGTTACAGTTAGGGGCGATCGCCGAAGGTATTGAAATGGAAGAACAGTTAGCCTGGCTAAAAGCACTAGGCTGCGAATTGGGCCAGGGTTATTTGTTCTCGCGACCCCTAACTCCAACGGCTGCTACCGATCTTTTAGCAACCGGGCGCACCTTTTAA
- a CDS encoding isocitrate/isopropylmalate family dehydrogenase — MPTQNPTPAIVVMHGDQTGEELLAEALRVLQPGVIGQTLEFIDYDLSLENRRATENQVVWDAAKVASKTGLALKAATITPEKSGDVGSPNAILREALGASVILRTGRRIPQILPVGGVYAPITIVRMAVDDAYGAKEWRETTESGDEIAWRTSKISRSICRTVAEFTFTHAKRTGAKVFGGPKFTVSATYEGMFKEELDAASDRHPEVTYQPLLIDATFALLLQNSGEALVIPALNRDGDLLSDMVLQMYGSIAGSESLVMGFDADTLQVKTVMAEAPHGTAPALYGKNIANPMAMILAGAALLTYVKTPAGDRASRSIYESVFEAIYEGKATPDLGGQMMTSEFTDEVIRKVKTKLEVWSTLEST, encoded by the coding sequence ATGCCAACTCAAAACCCCACACCAGCGATCGTCGTTATGCATGGCGATCAGACCGGAGAGGAACTTCTAGCCGAGGCTTTACGGGTCTTGCAACCGGGGGTCATTGGCCAAACCCTGGAATTTATTGATTATGACTTGAGTTTGGAAAACCGTCGAGCCACTGAAAATCAGGTGGTTTGGGATGCTGCCAAGGTTGCCAGTAAAACGGGGCTGGCCTTGAAAGCTGCCACCATCACCCCAGAAAAATCGGGTGATGTGGGAAGTCCCAATGCCATCTTGCGAGAAGCCTTGGGAGCCTCAGTAATTTTACGAACGGGGCGACGCATTCCCCAAATTTTACCCGTAGGCGGAGTTTATGCGCCCATTACCATTGTTCGCATGGCTGTTGATGATGCCTATGGTGCGAAGGAATGGCGCGAAACCACCGAAAGCGGCGATGAAATTGCCTGGCGCACGTCCAAGATTAGCCGTTCTATCTGCCGAACGGTGGCCGAGTTTACGTTTACCCATGCCAAGCGGACAGGGGCTAAAGTGTTTGGCGGGCCGAAATTTACGGTCAGTGCCACCTATGAGGGCATGTTTAAGGAAGAACTCGATGCGGCCAGCGATCGCCATCCGGAGGTCACCTATCAACCCCTGCTCATTGATGCCACCTTTGCCCTGTTGCTGCAAAATAGCGGCGAAGCCTTAGTTATCCCCGCTCTCAACCGGGATGGGGACTTGCTCTCGGATATGGTGTTACAAATGTATGGCAGTATTGCCGGTTCCGAGAGTTTAGTCATGGGCTTTGATGCCGATACGTTGCAGGTGAAAACGGTGATGGCAGAAGCGCCCCATGGCACAGCTCCCGCTCTCTATGGCAAAAATATTGCTAATCCCATGGCCATGATATTAGCTGGTGCTGCCCTGCTTACCTATGTGAAAACTCCGGCCGGCGATCGGGCTTCGCGCTCGATTTATGAGTCAGTCTTTGAAGCCATTTATGAAGGGAAAGCCACTCCCGATCTGGGGGGACAAATGATGACTTCTGAGTTTACTGATGAGGTAATCCGCAAGGTG
- a CDS encoding SDR family NAD(P)-dependent oxidoreductase, which yields MIQGQVVLITGASRGIGRAIALELAAQGVKRLLLVARDPQRLQQMVETLQQHYPEVESVPLAVDLTNTPTLDGAIAKAWRDYGPIDLLINNAGVAHQGDFLATNPRKIEEEINVNLLGTFRITRLIAKRMVSRSQGTIVNVSSLMGKVAAPTYATYSATKFALVGFTQALRQELAPKGVRVVALLPSLTDTDMVRNTEKFRWVATDSAEMVAKSLVAGLRDRDDEIVVGWQGKVASLMGRFFPQVIQKVVALAAPDRNVLPLRSPSESDRAA from the coding sequence ATGATCCAAGGACAAGTTGTACTCATAACTGGAGCATCACGAGGCATTGGGCGAGCGATCGCTCTAGAACTTGCTGCCCAAGGAGTGAAACGTTTACTCCTGGTTGCCCGCGATCCTCAGCGCTTGCAACAAATGGTTGAAACACTCCAACAGCACTATCCTGAAGTTGAATCTGTGCCCCTAGCGGTTGATTTGACGAATACTCCGACCTTAGATGGGGCGATCGCCAAAGCTTGGCGAGACTATGGCCCCATTGACCTACTGATCAATAACGCTGGAGTTGCCCATCAAGGGGACTTTCTAGCCACCAACCCCCGTAAAATCGAAGAAGAAATTAATGTCAATCTCTTGGGAACCTTCCGCATTACGCGGTTAATTGCTAAACGCATGGTTTCCCGTTCCCAGGGGACAATTGTCAACGTATCAAGTCTCATGGGTAAAGTTGCCGCTCCCACCTACGCCACATACTCCGCCACCAAATTTGCTCTTGTTGGCTTTACCCAAGCCCTCCGCCAAGAACTTGCCCCCAAAGGCGTGCGCGTTGTCGCCCTGCTGCCATCGCTCACCGACACCGACATGGTGCGGAATACGGAAAAATTCCGTTGGGTAGCTACCGATAGCGCCGAAATGGTGGCCAAATCCTTAGTCGCTGGTTTACGCGATCGAGATGATGAAATTGTGGTCGGATGGCAAGGAAAAGTGGCTTCTCTCATGGGGCGTTTTTTCCCGCAAGTGATCCAGAAGGTGGTTGCCCTAGCAGCCCCAGATCGGAACGTCTTACCGTTGCGATCGCCTTCTGAGAGCGATCGAGCTGCTTAA